A portion of the Juglans microcarpa x Juglans regia isolate MS1-56 chromosome 1D, Jm3101_v1.0, whole genome shotgun sequence genome contains these proteins:
- the LOC121240312 gene encoding UV radiation resistance-associated protein isoform X2 → MREKLEAKKQVMESMSMSSKLAKEDAKKQEDKLSVEVRSLLVAGTALSVARKRLQESNRLFSGEKGYGSLRNLQKRLRTRQQYMISQVSLLYPVKISVGPAQEQELELFPSSSQSGGSPGSKPAHQGSLTILGLHLSMLPFKKMSFFTDKREVQRSATALGYVAHAVSLIASYLNVHLRYRLRLGGSHSYIIDHAPSLEPTSSDLSSNTEISTTKKDVEFPLFLEGQDTTRAAYAVFLLNKDLEQLLNSVGVKSLGPRQILPNLKELLRTIQSADFRNT, encoded by the exons ATGCGTGAGAAACTGGAAGCTAAAAAACAGGTGATGGAAAGCATGTCAATGAGTTCTAAGCTTGCAAAGGAGGATGCTAAAAAGCAAGAGGACAAACTTAGTGTTGAAGTTAGATCTTTATTGGTTGCTGGGACAGCTCTTTCTGTAGCAAGGAAGCGATTGCAG gAATCAAATAGGTTATTTTCTGGAGAAAAAGGTTATGGTAGTCTTCGGAATTTGCAGAAGAGGCTAAGAACGAGGCAACAATATATGATCTCTCAAGTTTCATTGCTCTATCCCGTAAAGATTTCTGTTGGACCTGCACAGGAGCAGGAACTTGAGTTGTTTCCAAGCAGTAGTCAATCAG GGGGTTCTCCTGGATCAAAACCTGCTCATCAAGGATCCTTGACAATTTTAGGTCTCCACCTGAGTATGCTTCCTTTTAAGAAGATGAGCTTTTTCACGGATAAGAGGGAGGTTCAGAGGTCTGCAACTGCCCTGGGATATGTCGCACAT GCTGTTTCTCTTATAGCTTCCTACTTAAACGTTCATTTGCGTTACCGTTTGCGCTTGGGTGGttctcattcatatattattgACCATGCACCTTCATTAGAGCCCACTTCTTCAGATTTGTCATCAAATACAGAGATTTCTACAACTAAGAAGGATGTGGAGTTCCctctctttttagaaggtcaaGACACTACAAGAGCCGCTTATGCTGTATTTTTGCTGAATAAG GATTTGGAGCAGCTTTTGAATTCTGTTGGTGTAAAGAGTTTAGGACCGCGCCAGATATTACCTAACTTGAAGGAGCTTCTAAGAACTATCCAGTCTGCAGATTTTAGAAATACATGA
- the LOC121235994 gene encoding ER lumen protein-retaining receptor-like, producing MNLFRLAGDMTHLVSVVVLLLKIHTIKSCAGISLKTQELYALVFAARYLDLFTHFNSFYNTIMKLIFLGSSFSIVWYIRHHKIVRRTYDKDQDTFQHVLLVLPCLLLALLINNKFTFTEVMWTFSIYLEAVAILPQLVLLQRTRNIDNLTGQYVFLLGAYRVLYILNWIYRYFTEKHYVQWITWISGLIQTLLYADFFYYYFQSWKNNERLHLPA from the exons ATGAATCTATTCAGATTAGCGGGGGATATGACCCATTTGGTCAGCGTCGTCGTTTTGCTCCTCAAGATCCACACCATCAAATCCTGCGCtg GCATTTCCTTGAAGACTCAAGAACTCTATGCTCTTGTTTTTGCTGCTCGCTATTTGGATTTATTTACACATTTCAACTCGTTTTATAATACCATAATGAAGTTAATATTCTTGGGGAGCTCTTTCTCAATTGTTTGGTATATAAGGCACCACAAAATAGTTCGCAGAACTTATGATAAGGACCAAGACACTTTTCAACATGTTCTTCTTGTGTTGCCTTGCCTGCTTTTGGCACTACTCATAAATAACAAATTCACTTTTACGGAG GTAATGTGGACCTTTTCAATATATTTGGAAGCTGTTGCCATACTGCCTCAGCTGGTATTGTTGCAAAGGACAAGAAATATTGACAACCTGACTGGACAATATGTTTTCCTCCTTGG TGCATATCGAGTGCTGTATATATTAAACTGGATTTATCGCTACTTTACCGAGAAGCATTATGTCCAATGGATAA CTTGGATATCGGGGCTTATCCAGACACTGCTCTATGCTGATTTTTTCTACTATTACTTTCAGAG CTGGAAGAACAATGAAAGGCTCCACTTACCAGCTTGA